One stretch of Arachis hypogaea cultivar Tifrunner chromosome 20, arahy.Tifrunner.gnm2.J5K5, whole genome shotgun sequence DNA includes these proteins:
- the LOC112783576 gene encoding uncharacterized protein isoform X1, protein MEMGRGNGREHSPPKMAAESNDIEIQVRTLTAESITIPIPASATVQRLKLLLNHSFPPATNSSHFHLFFKGEKLRPQAQIGSYTIHNGEFLVLVPFAKKDSKAHKSDSLNASSTPSNAARRGDSATDLADSMWSNIKEDLLHLREATESDTLDHNNSSDFEFRTVASEPRKEKVDDEVSWNQASKANDRDADNRIELPYHLILNTLECTSEGALGKHNCEVFLKVLDSVNCLSDLPLGHCKLFRRACSLGGDGGLQLGANGSSSSCLCPAWLKIVMKAFAFINILSGFLHLQGRKMTLRLLEEALNELGMFGVKIGLQDVKHLPLLSPQLVCFESDIEKASFGNVIFVINHSSSDEEQIEINPKTALSKIVRTLKSRDSSFRNNLWKAFEQLPFISGDQLTMGISLEELLAICKDQYFVVNENKSKRLKRSLNTTKPDSNHIRCHDTKALLAVDMVEHLEKGIGSEGQIVHIEDISPRNAIHAEIPTELSEKMRSALKCIGVSKLYSHQAESIQASLHGKNVVVATMTSSGKSLCYNLPVLEVLLNNLSSCALYIFPTKALAQDQLRSLLNMTKGFDVELNIGIYDGDTSQRDRTWLRDNSRLLITNPDMLHISILPHHRRFSRILSNLRFVIIDETHTYKGAFGCHTSLILRRLRRLCSHVYGSDPSFVFSTATSANPSEHSMELANLPALELFQNDGSPSARKLFILWNPSLRPKAMVKKAKSVIDADNLEDESDNFVRSSPIVDVSRLFAEMVQHGLRTIAFCKSRKLCELVLSYTREILLETSPHLVHSICAYRGGYIAEERRKIETAFFGGKICGVAATNALELGIDVGEIDVTLHLGFPGSIASLWQQAGRGGRRDRPSLAVYVAFGGPLDQYFMKHPKKLFERPIECCHIDSQNKQVLEQHLACAAHEHPLVVQYDEKYFGSCLENVLNSLNARGYLSPNQSFDSSSRIWNYIGPEKYPSHAVNIRAIETVRYSVIDQRKNEVLEEIEESRAFFQVYEGAVYMCQGKTYLVEKLDLSSKTAFCKVADLKYYTKTRDYTDIHVTGGNIAYPTAVLNMFPKTNARAHICKVTTTWFGFYRIWRGSNQIFDAVDLALPQYSYESQAVWIPVPQSIKEVVLKKNYDFRGGLHAASHAVLNVVPLHITCNLSDLAAECPNPHDSRYYPDRILIYDQHPGGCGISVQVQPRFTKFLEAALDLLTCCRCSAEVGCPNCVQSFACNEYNEVLHKDAAIMIIKGVLEAENVINAEESPFL, encoded by the exons ATGGAAATGGGAAGGGGAAACGGCAGAGAACATTCCCCGCCAAAAATGGCGGCAGAGAGCAACGACATTGAAATCCAAGTCCGAACCCTAACCGCCGAATCCATCACTATCCCAATCCCTGCTTCCGCAACCGTACAACGCCTCAAGCTTCTCCTCAACCATTCATTCCCACCCGCCACCAACTCCTCCCATTTCCACCTTTTCTTCAAG GGTGAGAAATTGAGACCGCAGGCTCAGATTGGATCTTACACAATCCACAATGGGGAGTTTCTTGTACTCGTTCCATTTGCTAAGAAGGATTCCAAAGCTCACAAATCGGACTCACTTAATGCTTCTTCAACTCCCTCTAATGCTGCTCGTCGTGGTGATTCAGCTACCGATCTCGCGGATTCAATGTGGTCTAATATAAAGGAGGATCTATTGCATTTGCGCGAGGCCACTGAAAGTGATACTTTGGACCACAATAATAGCTCTGATTTCGAGTTCAGGACAGTTGCTTCGGAGCCAAGAAAAGAGAAAGTGGATGATGAGGTCAGTTGGAATCAGGCTTCGAAGGCAAATGACAGAGATGCTGATAACCGGATTGAGCTTCCATATCATCTCATATTGAACACACTGGAGTGTACCAGTGAGGGTGCCCTCGGCAAGCATAATTGCGAGGTCTTTTTGAAGGTTTTGGACTCCGTGAATTGTTTGTCAGACCTGCCTCTGGGACACTGCAAGTTGTTCAGAAGAGCTTGTTCACTGGGAGGTGATGGTGGATTGCAGCTAGGTGCCAATGGTAGTAGTAGTTCATGCTTGTGTCCTGCATGGTTGAAGATTGTAATGAAAGCATTTGCTTTCATAAACATCTTGTCCGGGTTTCTTCATTTGCAGGGTAGGAAAATGACCTTGCGTCTGCTGGAAGAAGCGTTGAATGAGCTTGGAATGTTCGGAGTCAAAATTGGCCTCCAGGACGTGAAGCATCTTCCGCTTCTCTCACCTCAA CTAGTGTGCTTCGAAAGTGACATAGAGAAGGCAAGTTTTGGCAATGTCATTTTTGTCATTAACCAttcatcaagtgatgaagaacaaaTTGAAATCAATCCTAAAACAG CTCTATCAAAGATTGTTCGGACATTGAAGAGTAGGGATAGTTCTTTCCGAAATAATCTGTGGAAGGCTTTTGAGCAGCTTCCG TTTATTTCAGGAGATCAGCTGACTATGGGAATTTCCTTGGAAGAATTGCTTGCAATATGCAAAGACCAATATTTTGTTGTAAATGAAAACAAATCAAAACGTTTAAAGAGAAGCTTGAATACCACAAAACCTGATTCAAATCACATTCGGTGTCAT GACACAAAGGCATTGCTAGCTGTGGACATGGTTGAACACCTTGAGAAAGGAATTGGATCTGAAGGAcag ATTGTGCATATTGAAGACATAAGCCCTAGAAATGCCATTCATGCGGAGATCCCAACTGAACTATCGGAAAAGATGAGATCAGCACTGAAGTGTATAGGAGTTTCAAAATTGTATAGTCACCAG GCAGAGTCTATACAAGCCTCCCTTCATGGGAAGAATGTTGTTGTGGCTACAATGACATCTAGTGGCAAATCTCTTTGCTATAACCTGCCAGTTCTAGAAGTTTTACTGAATAATCTGTCATCATGTGCTCTTTACATATTTCCTACAAAG GCATTAGCTCAAGATCAACTAAGATCTTTGTTAAACATGACAAAAGGATTTGATGTTGAGTTAAATATTGGTATATATGATGGTGACACTTCCCAAAGAGACAGGACTTGGCTACGAGATAATTCTAGACTG TTGATAACAAATCCAGATATGTTACACATATCGATCTTGCCCCACCATCGTCGATTTAGTCGGATTTTATCAAATCTAAG GTTTGTGATAATTGATGAAACTCATACTTACAAGGGAGCATTTGGATGTCATACTTCGCTTATATTAAGGAGGCTCAGGCGACTGTGCTCACATG TATATGGATCTGATCCTTCCTTTGTTTTTTCTACTGCAACTTCTGCTAATCCAAGCGAGCATTCTATG GAACTTGCAAATTTACCAGCACTTGAGCTATTTCAGAATGATGGAAGTCCATCTGCAAGGAAACTTTTCATCCTTTGGAATCCTAGTCTGCGTCCGAAAGCT ATGGTGAAAAAAGCCAAGTCTGTTATCGATGCTGATAATTTGGAAGACGAAAGTGACAATTTTGTTCGTTCAAG CCCAATTGTGGATGTTTCGCGCCTTTTTGCAGAAATGGTTCAGCATGGTCTTCGCACCATCGCTTTTTGTAAATCAAGGAAACTTTGTGAGCTTGTTTTATCATATAC ACGTGAAATTCTTCTCGAAACATCCCCGCATCTGGTTCATTCCATCTGTGCATATCGTGGTGGCTACATCGCAGAG gaaagaagaaaaatagagaCTGCATTTTTTGGTGGTAAAATTTGTGGTGTTGCTGCAACTAATGCTCTTGAATTGGGCATTGATGTTGGAGAAATTGATGTGACTCTGCATCTAGGATTTCCTGGTAGTATTGCAAG CTTGTGGCAACAAGCCGGTAGGGGCGGGAGGAGAGATAGGCCTTCTCTTGCTGTCTATGTTGCCTTTGGTGGGCCTCTTGATCAGTACTTCATGAAACACCCTAAGAAACTTTTTGAAAGGCCAATTGAATGCTGTCACATTGATTCCCAAAACAAGCAG GTTCTCGAACAGCATTTGGCCTGTGCAGCTCATGAACACCCTCTTGTTGTGCAGTATGATGAGAAGTATTTTGGTTCTTGCTTAGAGAATGTTTTAAATTCTTTAAACGCTAGAGGATATTTGAGTCCTAATCAGTCATTTGATTCTTCTTCTAGAATTTGGAACTACATTGGTCCTGAG aaATATCCTTCTCATGCGGTCAATATCCGAGCAATAGAAACCGTAAGATACAGTGTCATAGATCAGAGAAAAAATGAAGTCCTTGAAGAGATAGAGGAAAGCAGGGCTTTCTTTCAG GTATATGAAGGTGCTGTGTACATGTGTCAAGGGAAAACCTATTTGGTCGAGAAATTAGATCTGTCTAGCAAGACCGCTTTCTGCAAAGTGGCTGATCTGAAGTATTATACAAAAACTCGAGATTACACCGATATTCATGTCACTGGGGGTAATATT GCTTATCCTACAGCAGTTTTGAACATGTTTCCTAAAACAAATGCACGGGCTCATATATGCAAAGTAACAACTACATGGTTTGGTTTTTATCGTATTTGGAGAGGGAGCAATCAAATCTTTGATGCTGTTGACCTAGCCCTTCCTCAATATTCATACGAGTCACAG GCAGTTTGGATTCCAGTGCCACAATCTATCAAAGAAGTAGTACTcaagaaaaattatgattttCGTGGAGGTTTGCATGCTGCTTCGCATGCGGTTTTAAATGTAGTGCCTTT ACATATAACATGCAACTTATCTGACTTGGCTGCCGAGTGCCCGAATCCTCATGATAGCCGCTATTACCCAGATCGAATTCTCATTTATGATCAACATCCTGGAGGGTGTGGGATTTCAGTTCAG
- the LOC112783576 gene encoding uncharacterized protein isoform X2, which produces MEMGRGNGREHSPPKMAAESNDIEIQVRTLTAESITIPIPASATVQRLKLLLNHSFPPATNSSHFHLFFKGEKLRPQAQIGSYTIHNGEFLVLVPFAKKDSKAHKSDSLNASSTPSNAARRGDSATDLADSMWSNIKEDLLHLREATESDTLDHNNSSDFEFRTVASEPRKEKVDDEVSWNQASKANDRDADNRIELPYHLILNTLECTSEGALGKHNCEVFLKVLDSVNCLSDLPLGHCKLFRRACSLGGDGGLQLGANGSSSSCLCPAWLKIVMKAFAFINILSGFLHLQGRKMTLRLLEEALNELGMFGVKIGLQDVKHLPLLSPQLVCFESDIEKASFGNVIFVINHSSSDEEQIEINPKTALSKIVRTLKSRDSSFRNNLWKAFEQLPFISGDQLTMGISLEELLAICKDQYFVVNENKSKRLKRSLNTTKPDSNHIRCHDTKALLAVDMVEHLEKGIGSEGQIVHIEDISPRNAIHAEIPTELSEKMRSALKCIGVSKLYSHQAESIQASLHGKNVVVATMTSSGKSLCYNLPVLEVLLNNLSSCALYIFPTKALAQDQLRSLLNMTKGFDVELNIGIYDGDTSQRDRTWLRDNSRLLITNPDMLHISILPHHRRFSRILSNLRFVIIDETHTYKGAFGCHTSLILRRLRRLCSHVYGSDPSFVFSTATSANPSEHSMELANLPALELFQNDGSPSARKLFILWNPSLRPKAMVKKAKSVIDADNLEDESDNFVRSSPIVDVSRLFAEMVQHGLRTIAFCKSRKLCELVLSYTREILLETSPHLVHSICAYRGGYIAEERRKIETAFFGGKICGVAATNALELGIDVGEIDVTLHLGFPGSIASLWQQAGRGGRRDRPSLAVYVAFGGPLDQYFMKHPKKLFERPIECCHIDSQNKQVLEQHLACAAHEHPLVVQYDEKYFGSCLENVLNSLNARGYLSPNQSFDSSSRIWNYIGPEKYPSHAVNIRAIETVRYSVIDQRKNEVLEEIEESRAFFQVYEGAVYMCQGKTYLVEKLDLSSKTAFCKVADLKYYTKTRDYTDIHVTGGNIAYPTAVLNMFPKTNARAHICKVTTTWFGFYRIWRGSNQIFDAVDLALPQYSYESQAVWIPVPQSIKEVVLKKNYDFRGGLHAASHAVLNVVPLHITCNLSDLAAECPNPHDSRYYPDRILIYDQHPGGCGISVQVQPRFTKFLEAALDLLTCCRCSAEVGCPNCVQLLHYVEFCLQ; this is translated from the exons ATGGAAATGGGAAGGGGAAACGGCAGAGAACATTCCCCGCCAAAAATGGCGGCAGAGAGCAACGACATTGAAATCCAAGTCCGAACCCTAACCGCCGAATCCATCACTATCCCAATCCCTGCTTCCGCAACCGTACAACGCCTCAAGCTTCTCCTCAACCATTCATTCCCACCCGCCACCAACTCCTCCCATTTCCACCTTTTCTTCAAG GGTGAGAAATTGAGACCGCAGGCTCAGATTGGATCTTACACAATCCACAATGGGGAGTTTCTTGTACTCGTTCCATTTGCTAAGAAGGATTCCAAAGCTCACAAATCGGACTCACTTAATGCTTCTTCAACTCCCTCTAATGCTGCTCGTCGTGGTGATTCAGCTACCGATCTCGCGGATTCAATGTGGTCTAATATAAAGGAGGATCTATTGCATTTGCGCGAGGCCACTGAAAGTGATACTTTGGACCACAATAATAGCTCTGATTTCGAGTTCAGGACAGTTGCTTCGGAGCCAAGAAAAGAGAAAGTGGATGATGAGGTCAGTTGGAATCAGGCTTCGAAGGCAAATGACAGAGATGCTGATAACCGGATTGAGCTTCCATATCATCTCATATTGAACACACTGGAGTGTACCAGTGAGGGTGCCCTCGGCAAGCATAATTGCGAGGTCTTTTTGAAGGTTTTGGACTCCGTGAATTGTTTGTCAGACCTGCCTCTGGGACACTGCAAGTTGTTCAGAAGAGCTTGTTCACTGGGAGGTGATGGTGGATTGCAGCTAGGTGCCAATGGTAGTAGTAGTTCATGCTTGTGTCCTGCATGGTTGAAGATTGTAATGAAAGCATTTGCTTTCATAAACATCTTGTCCGGGTTTCTTCATTTGCAGGGTAGGAAAATGACCTTGCGTCTGCTGGAAGAAGCGTTGAATGAGCTTGGAATGTTCGGAGTCAAAATTGGCCTCCAGGACGTGAAGCATCTTCCGCTTCTCTCACCTCAA CTAGTGTGCTTCGAAAGTGACATAGAGAAGGCAAGTTTTGGCAATGTCATTTTTGTCATTAACCAttcatcaagtgatgaagaacaaaTTGAAATCAATCCTAAAACAG CTCTATCAAAGATTGTTCGGACATTGAAGAGTAGGGATAGTTCTTTCCGAAATAATCTGTGGAAGGCTTTTGAGCAGCTTCCG TTTATTTCAGGAGATCAGCTGACTATGGGAATTTCCTTGGAAGAATTGCTTGCAATATGCAAAGACCAATATTTTGTTGTAAATGAAAACAAATCAAAACGTTTAAAGAGAAGCTTGAATACCACAAAACCTGATTCAAATCACATTCGGTGTCAT GACACAAAGGCATTGCTAGCTGTGGACATGGTTGAACACCTTGAGAAAGGAATTGGATCTGAAGGAcag ATTGTGCATATTGAAGACATAAGCCCTAGAAATGCCATTCATGCGGAGATCCCAACTGAACTATCGGAAAAGATGAGATCAGCACTGAAGTGTATAGGAGTTTCAAAATTGTATAGTCACCAG GCAGAGTCTATACAAGCCTCCCTTCATGGGAAGAATGTTGTTGTGGCTACAATGACATCTAGTGGCAAATCTCTTTGCTATAACCTGCCAGTTCTAGAAGTTTTACTGAATAATCTGTCATCATGTGCTCTTTACATATTTCCTACAAAG GCATTAGCTCAAGATCAACTAAGATCTTTGTTAAACATGACAAAAGGATTTGATGTTGAGTTAAATATTGGTATATATGATGGTGACACTTCCCAAAGAGACAGGACTTGGCTACGAGATAATTCTAGACTG TTGATAACAAATCCAGATATGTTACACATATCGATCTTGCCCCACCATCGTCGATTTAGTCGGATTTTATCAAATCTAAG GTTTGTGATAATTGATGAAACTCATACTTACAAGGGAGCATTTGGATGTCATACTTCGCTTATATTAAGGAGGCTCAGGCGACTGTGCTCACATG TATATGGATCTGATCCTTCCTTTGTTTTTTCTACTGCAACTTCTGCTAATCCAAGCGAGCATTCTATG GAACTTGCAAATTTACCAGCACTTGAGCTATTTCAGAATGATGGAAGTCCATCTGCAAGGAAACTTTTCATCCTTTGGAATCCTAGTCTGCGTCCGAAAGCT ATGGTGAAAAAAGCCAAGTCTGTTATCGATGCTGATAATTTGGAAGACGAAAGTGACAATTTTGTTCGTTCAAG CCCAATTGTGGATGTTTCGCGCCTTTTTGCAGAAATGGTTCAGCATGGTCTTCGCACCATCGCTTTTTGTAAATCAAGGAAACTTTGTGAGCTTGTTTTATCATATAC ACGTGAAATTCTTCTCGAAACATCCCCGCATCTGGTTCATTCCATCTGTGCATATCGTGGTGGCTACATCGCAGAG gaaagaagaaaaatagagaCTGCATTTTTTGGTGGTAAAATTTGTGGTGTTGCTGCAACTAATGCTCTTGAATTGGGCATTGATGTTGGAGAAATTGATGTGACTCTGCATCTAGGATTTCCTGGTAGTATTGCAAG CTTGTGGCAACAAGCCGGTAGGGGCGGGAGGAGAGATAGGCCTTCTCTTGCTGTCTATGTTGCCTTTGGTGGGCCTCTTGATCAGTACTTCATGAAACACCCTAAGAAACTTTTTGAAAGGCCAATTGAATGCTGTCACATTGATTCCCAAAACAAGCAG GTTCTCGAACAGCATTTGGCCTGTGCAGCTCATGAACACCCTCTTGTTGTGCAGTATGATGAGAAGTATTTTGGTTCTTGCTTAGAGAATGTTTTAAATTCTTTAAACGCTAGAGGATATTTGAGTCCTAATCAGTCATTTGATTCTTCTTCTAGAATTTGGAACTACATTGGTCCTGAG aaATATCCTTCTCATGCGGTCAATATCCGAGCAATAGAAACCGTAAGATACAGTGTCATAGATCAGAGAAAAAATGAAGTCCTTGAAGAGATAGAGGAAAGCAGGGCTTTCTTTCAG GTATATGAAGGTGCTGTGTACATGTGTCAAGGGAAAACCTATTTGGTCGAGAAATTAGATCTGTCTAGCAAGACCGCTTTCTGCAAAGTGGCTGATCTGAAGTATTATACAAAAACTCGAGATTACACCGATATTCATGTCACTGGGGGTAATATT GCTTATCCTACAGCAGTTTTGAACATGTTTCCTAAAACAAATGCACGGGCTCATATATGCAAAGTAACAACTACATGGTTTGGTTTTTATCGTATTTGGAGAGGGAGCAATCAAATCTTTGATGCTGTTGACCTAGCCCTTCCTCAATATTCATACGAGTCACAG GCAGTTTGGATTCCAGTGCCACAATCTATCAAAGAAGTAGTACTcaagaaaaattatgattttCGTGGAGGTTTGCATGCTGCTTCGCATGCGGTTTTAAATGTAGTGCCTTT ACATATAACATGCAACTTATCTGACTTGGCTGCCGAGTGCCCGAATCCTCATGATAGCCGCTATTACCCAGATCGAATTCTCATTTATGATCAACATCCTGGAGGGTGTGGGATTTCAGTTCAG
- the LOC112783576 gene encoding uncharacterized protein isoform X3 yields MEMGRGNGREHSPPKMAAESNDIEIQVRTLTAESITIPIPASATVQRLKLLLNHSFPPATNSSHFHLFFKGEKLRPQAQIGSYTIHNGEFLVLVPFAKKDSKAHKSDSLNASSTPSNAARRGDSATDLADSMWSNIKEDLLHLREATESDTLDHNNSSDFEFRTVASEPRKEKVDDEVSWNQASKANDRDADNRIELPYHLILNTLECTSEGALGKHNCEVFLKVLDSVNCLSDLPLGHCKLFRRACSLGGDGGLQLGANGSSSSCLCPAWLKIVMKAFAFINILSGFLHLQGRKMTLRLLEEALNELGMFGVKIGLQDVKHLPLLSPQLVCFESDIEKASFGNVIFVINHSSSDEEQIEINPKTALSKIVRTLKSRDSSFRNNLWKAFEQLPFISGDQLTMGISLEELLAICKDQYFVVNENKSKRLKRSLNTTKPDSNHIRCHDTKALLAVDMVEHLEKGIGSEGQIVHIEDISPRNAIHAEIPTELSEKMRSALKCIGVSKLYSHQAESIQASLHGKNVVVATMTSSGKSLCYNLPVLEVLLNNLSSCALYIFPTKALAQDQLRSLLNMTKGFDVELNIGIYDGDTSQRDRTWLRDNSRLLITNPDMLHISILPHHRRFSRILSNLRFVIIDETHTYKGAFGCHTSLILRRLRRLCSHVYGSDPSFVFSTATSANPSEHSMELANLPALELFQNDGSPSARKLFILWNPSLRPKAMVKKAKSVIDADNLEDESDNFVRSRREILLETSPHLVHSICAYRGGYIAEERRKIETAFFGGKICGVAATNALELGIDVGEIDVTLHLGFPGSIASLWQQAGRGGRRDRPSLAVYVAFGGPLDQYFMKHPKKLFERPIECCHIDSQNKQVLEQHLACAAHEHPLVVQYDEKYFGSCLENVLNSLNARGYLSPNQSFDSSSRIWNYIGPEKYPSHAVNIRAIETVRYSVIDQRKNEVLEEIEESRAFFQVYEGAVYMCQGKTYLVEKLDLSSKTAFCKVADLKYYTKTRDYTDIHVTGGNIAYPTAVLNMFPKTNARAHICKVTTTWFGFYRIWRGSNQIFDAVDLALPQYSYESQAVWIPVPQSIKEVVLKKNYDFRGGLHAASHAVLNVVPLHITCNLSDLAAECPNPHDSRYYPDRILIYDQHPGGCGISVQVQPRFTKFLEAALDLLTCCRCSAEVGCPNCVQSFACNEYNEVLHKDAAIMIIKGVLEAENVINAEESPFL; encoded by the exons ATGGAAATGGGAAGGGGAAACGGCAGAGAACATTCCCCGCCAAAAATGGCGGCAGAGAGCAACGACATTGAAATCCAAGTCCGAACCCTAACCGCCGAATCCATCACTATCCCAATCCCTGCTTCCGCAACCGTACAACGCCTCAAGCTTCTCCTCAACCATTCATTCCCACCCGCCACCAACTCCTCCCATTTCCACCTTTTCTTCAAG GGTGAGAAATTGAGACCGCAGGCTCAGATTGGATCTTACACAATCCACAATGGGGAGTTTCTTGTACTCGTTCCATTTGCTAAGAAGGATTCCAAAGCTCACAAATCGGACTCACTTAATGCTTCTTCAACTCCCTCTAATGCTGCTCGTCGTGGTGATTCAGCTACCGATCTCGCGGATTCAATGTGGTCTAATATAAAGGAGGATCTATTGCATTTGCGCGAGGCCACTGAAAGTGATACTTTGGACCACAATAATAGCTCTGATTTCGAGTTCAGGACAGTTGCTTCGGAGCCAAGAAAAGAGAAAGTGGATGATGAGGTCAGTTGGAATCAGGCTTCGAAGGCAAATGACAGAGATGCTGATAACCGGATTGAGCTTCCATATCATCTCATATTGAACACACTGGAGTGTACCAGTGAGGGTGCCCTCGGCAAGCATAATTGCGAGGTCTTTTTGAAGGTTTTGGACTCCGTGAATTGTTTGTCAGACCTGCCTCTGGGACACTGCAAGTTGTTCAGAAGAGCTTGTTCACTGGGAGGTGATGGTGGATTGCAGCTAGGTGCCAATGGTAGTAGTAGTTCATGCTTGTGTCCTGCATGGTTGAAGATTGTAATGAAAGCATTTGCTTTCATAAACATCTTGTCCGGGTTTCTTCATTTGCAGGGTAGGAAAATGACCTTGCGTCTGCTGGAAGAAGCGTTGAATGAGCTTGGAATGTTCGGAGTCAAAATTGGCCTCCAGGACGTGAAGCATCTTCCGCTTCTCTCACCTCAA CTAGTGTGCTTCGAAAGTGACATAGAGAAGGCAAGTTTTGGCAATGTCATTTTTGTCATTAACCAttcatcaagtgatgaagaacaaaTTGAAATCAATCCTAAAACAG CTCTATCAAAGATTGTTCGGACATTGAAGAGTAGGGATAGTTCTTTCCGAAATAATCTGTGGAAGGCTTTTGAGCAGCTTCCG TTTATTTCAGGAGATCAGCTGACTATGGGAATTTCCTTGGAAGAATTGCTTGCAATATGCAAAGACCAATATTTTGTTGTAAATGAAAACAAATCAAAACGTTTAAAGAGAAGCTTGAATACCACAAAACCTGATTCAAATCACATTCGGTGTCAT GACACAAAGGCATTGCTAGCTGTGGACATGGTTGAACACCTTGAGAAAGGAATTGGATCTGAAGGAcag ATTGTGCATATTGAAGACATAAGCCCTAGAAATGCCATTCATGCGGAGATCCCAACTGAACTATCGGAAAAGATGAGATCAGCACTGAAGTGTATAGGAGTTTCAAAATTGTATAGTCACCAG GCAGAGTCTATACAAGCCTCCCTTCATGGGAAGAATGTTGTTGTGGCTACAATGACATCTAGTGGCAAATCTCTTTGCTATAACCTGCCAGTTCTAGAAGTTTTACTGAATAATCTGTCATCATGTGCTCTTTACATATTTCCTACAAAG GCATTAGCTCAAGATCAACTAAGATCTTTGTTAAACATGACAAAAGGATTTGATGTTGAGTTAAATATTGGTATATATGATGGTGACACTTCCCAAAGAGACAGGACTTGGCTACGAGATAATTCTAGACTG TTGATAACAAATCCAGATATGTTACACATATCGATCTTGCCCCACCATCGTCGATTTAGTCGGATTTTATCAAATCTAAG GTTTGTGATAATTGATGAAACTCATACTTACAAGGGAGCATTTGGATGTCATACTTCGCTTATATTAAGGAGGCTCAGGCGACTGTGCTCACATG TATATGGATCTGATCCTTCCTTTGTTTTTTCTACTGCAACTTCTGCTAATCCAAGCGAGCATTCTATG GAACTTGCAAATTTACCAGCACTTGAGCTATTTCAGAATGATGGAAGTCCATCTGCAAGGAAACTTTTCATCCTTTGGAATCCTAGTCTGCGTCCGAAAGCT ATGGTGAAAAAAGCCAAGTCTGTTATCGATGCTGATAATTTGGAAGACGAAAGTGACAATTTTGTTCGTTCAAG ACGTGAAATTCTTCTCGAAACATCCCCGCATCTGGTTCATTCCATCTGTGCATATCGTGGTGGCTACATCGCAGAG gaaagaagaaaaatagagaCTGCATTTTTTGGTGGTAAAATTTGTGGTGTTGCTGCAACTAATGCTCTTGAATTGGGCATTGATGTTGGAGAAATTGATGTGACTCTGCATCTAGGATTTCCTGGTAGTATTGCAAG CTTGTGGCAACAAGCCGGTAGGGGCGGGAGGAGAGATAGGCCTTCTCTTGCTGTCTATGTTGCCTTTGGTGGGCCTCTTGATCAGTACTTCATGAAACACCCTAAGAAACTTTTTGAAAGGCCAATTGAATGCTGTCACATTGATTCCCAAAACAAGCAG GTTCTCGAACAGCATTTGGCCTGTGCAGCTCATGAACACCCTCTTGTTGTGCAGTATGATGAGAAGTATTTTGGTTCTTGCTTAGAGAATGTTTTAAATTCTTTAAACGCTAGAGGATATTTGAGTCCTAATCAGTCATTTGATTCTTCTTCTAGAATTTGGAACTACATTGGTCCTGAG aaATATCCTTCTCATGCGGTCAATATCCGAGCAATAGAAACCGTAAGATACAGTGTCATAGATCAGAGAAAAAATGAAGTCCTTGAAGAGATAGAGGAAAGCAGGGCTTTCTTTCAG GTATATGAAGGTGCTGTGTACATGTGTCAAGGGAAAACCTATTTGGTCGAGAAATTAGATCTGTCTAGCAAGACCGCTTTCTGCAAAGTGGCTGATCTGAAGTATTATACAAAAACTCGAGATTACACCGATATTCATGTCACTGGGGGTAATATT GCTTATCCTACAGCAGTTTTGAACATGTTTCCTAAAACAAATGCACGGGCTCATATATGCAAAGTAACAACTACATGGTTTGGTTTTTATCGTATTTGGAGAGGGAGCAATCAAATCTTTGATGCTGTTGACCTAGCCCTTCCTCAATATTCATACGAGTCACAG GCAGTTTGGATTCCAGTGCCACAATCTATCAAAGAAGTAGTACTcaagaaaaattatgattttCGTGGAGGTTTGCATGCTGCTTCGCATGCGGTTTTAAATGTAGTGCCTTT ACATATAACATGCAACTTATCTGACTTGGCTGCCGAGTGCCCGAATCCTCATGATAGCCGCTATTACCCAGATCGAATTCTCATTTATGATCAACATCCTGGAGGGTGTGGGATTTCAGTTCAG